The DNA region GCCTGCCTGAGTTCTTCGGGCTTTGTTATATATGAAAAACCGAGTTTCCTGTTTTTTAAAACCCTAACCGCAATGCCGCAGTCATTGGCGGCCTCAAGCGCCTCAACAGCTTTATACTTGACCTCAACAGACAGTCTTTTGGAGGTTTTTATAAAAACCTCGGCTGCGTCGCAGCCGCTTTTTAGGGCTTGTTCAACTGCATCAGAAGCTAATAATCCGGTGTCCATAACCTGTATTATACAATATAAAAAATTATACTTGTTTTTGAACCGGACATCTTAATGATATAATTATGTAATGGATTACATAATAAATATGTAATCCATTACATAGAGAGGCATTAAAATTTTAACTATCTCATTGTAAAATCAGGCTATTTGTTATTGGCAGTTTTTTTGCATATTTAGGTAATGGAGGGAGAGTTGAGAATGCTGACGGCAGTGAGGGGATACAGAAGGACTATCACAGGAAGCAGAGGTGTGACATTAATTGAACTCATAGTCGCTGTTGCTATAATTGCAATAATAGCTCTTTTTACAGCCCCCCAGATCGGAAGATTCAAGTCAAATTATAACTTGAGGTCGTGCGCAACAGAATTGTTTCAGAATATGAGGCTTGCAAGGGCTATGGCGATAAATGAAAATAGGGCATATTTGATAGTATTTGATACTTTAAACGGAAGATATCTTATCGGTTTTGACGCTGACGGGGATGATGCGCTTACCACCGCGAATAATGATACGTTCGGCTTTTGCAAAGATGCTGACGGCGACAGGCTGCCTGAAGGAGATACAGACGCTGACGGAGACGGCGTGCCTGACTGTGTGAGGGTAGTGAACCTGAACAATTGCGGGGACAACATCGTCTTTGGCTATGGGAGCGGAACTACTCCGCCCAACAGGCCTGACGGTGCTGCAATTTCAACATCAGGCATAGGATTAGATAGCGGTGCATCATTTATCAGTTTTACAGCCAACGGAGCGGCAGAAACTACAGGGCTGATTTATATGCAGCAGACAAGCCGCGGGTATAGTTATAGTGTGCAGATAAGCAATACCTCAGGCAGTATGAATATGTGGAAATGGAATGGAGACAAAGACAACTCAACAGTTACGACATGGACGGAGATAAGATGAAAACAGTTCACGGTTCACAGTTCACAGTTCACGGACAAAAAGGTCTTACTTTAATTGAGGTTTTAATAGCGCTGACA from Nitrospirota bacterium includes:
- a CDS encoding prepilin-type N-terminal cleavage/methylation domain-containing protein is translated as MLTAVRGYRRTITGSRGVTLIELIVAVAIIAIIALFTAPQIGRFKSNYNLRSCATELFQNMRLARAMAINENRAYLIVFDTLNGRYLIGFDADGDDALTTANNDTFGFCKDADGDRLPEGDTDADGDGVPDCVRVVNLNNCGDNIVFGYGSGTTPPNRPDGAAISTSGIGLDSGASFISFTANGAAETTGLIYMQQTSRGYSYSVQISNTSGSMNMWKWNGDKDNSTVTTWTEIR